One genomic segment of Helicoverpa zea isolate HzStark_Cry1AcR chromosome 22, ilHelZeax1.1, whole genome shotgun sequence includes these proteins:
- the LOC124641289 gene encoding ethanolaminephosphotransferase 1-like has protein sequence MFEYTYLTKEHLKGFNKYKYSAIDTSPLSKYVMHPTWNTIVKVIPKSIAPNLITFAGFLCMVVAVLTLTAYDYDFYAAGGRPGLMGYPCEIPKWVFTFCGVLIFMAYHLDGIDGKQARRIGVSGPLGELFDHGLDSFIVFLIPYSLISVYGRDPVFSVSCFRGFLIVLSVVMNFYVSHCEKYNTGTLYLPWSYDLSMWVSSSLFLIEGLYGPGFYKHYMFRDVTFVQALEVLIHVMGMITTYPVAVYNVYLSYKNRTGHRYTILEAARPIWSMLVMTLLVTLWALKSDNNVIEQYPRSFILMYGALFSNIACRLIIAEMTHRRCELLSWMTWPLLAGVVTSLYLPQLEAVVVHSLLILFLFSHVHYGVCVVKQICNHLKISCFTVPKEKRK, from the exons ATGTTCGAGTATACATATTTGACGAAGGAACATCTGAAGGGGTTCAATAAATATAAG TACAGTGCCATAGACACCAGTCCACTCAGTAAATATGTGATGCATCCAACATGGAATACCATAGTCAAA GTAATACCAAAATCAATAGCACCCAATTTAATAACTTTTGCCGGTTTCCTATGCATGGTTGTAGCAGTATTAACGCTGACTGCGTATGATTATGACTTCTATGCAGCTGGTGGACGACCAGGACTCATGGGGTACCCGTGCGAGATCCCCAAGTGGGTGTTCACCTTTTGTGGGGTCCTGATCTTCATGGCTTATCATTTAG ACGGTATTGATGGAAAGCAAGCGCGTCGGATCGGCGTGTCTGGACCTCTGGGCGAGCTGTTCGACCACGGACTCGATTCCTTCATCGTCTTTCTGATACCCTATTCCTTAATATCTGTGTATGGACGGGATCCGGTGTTCTCTGTTAGTTGTTTCag GGGTTTCCTGATCGTCTTAAGCGTAGTAATGAATTTCTACGTGAGTCACTGTGAGAAGTACAACACGGGAACTCTGTATTTACCATGGAGCTATGATTTGAGCATGTGG GTGAGTTCATCCCTGTTCCTAATAGAAGGGCTCTACGGCCCCGGCTTCTACAAGCACTACATGTTCCGTGATGTCACGTTCGTACAGGCTCTGGAGGTGCTCATCCATGTCATGGGGATGATCACCACATATCCTGTCGctgtttataatgtttattt GTCATACAAAAACCGCACAGGCCACAGATACACGATACTAGAAGCGGCCCGACCCATCTGGTCCATGCTGGTCATGACGTTACTCGTCACACTGTGGGCTCTGAAGTCTGATAACAACGTGATAGAGCAGTACCCGAGGTCTTTTATACTCATGTATGGAGCGCTGTTTAGTAATATTGCG TGTCGTCTGATCATCGCGGAGATGACCCACAGACGTTGCGAGCTCCTCTCCTGGATGACGTGGCCACTTCTAGCGGGGGTGGTTACATCTTTGTATCTGCCTCAATTGGAAGCAGTGGTGGTGCATTCGCTATTGATACTGTTCTTATTTTCGCATGTACATTATGGTGTTTGTGTG gtaaaacaaATCTgcaatcatttaaaaataagctGTTTCACCGTCCCTAAGGAGAAGAGAAAATAG